ACACtctctgttgttcaagagtgtcttgacacaaggaatgcgaagctgaaacccatgtcttgcatacgtctgtgcgtagtggttcttgaagcactggctccagctgcagtccactctttgggaatctcccccacatttttgaatgggttttgtttcacaaccCTCTctagggtgcagttatccctattgcttgtacacatTTTTCTTCCACATCttttcttttccttcccttctcctctctattaatgtgcttggacacagagctctgtgaacagccagcctcttttgcaatgaccttttgtgtctttccctccttgtgcaaggtgtcaatggtcgtcttttggacaactttcaagtcagcagtcttcctcatgattgtgtagcctacagaactagactgagagaccatttaaaggcatttgcaggtgttttgagttaattatctgattCACCAgttgtcttcaatattgaaccttttcacaatattctaattttctgagatactgaatttgggatttccttagttgtcagttataaacatcaaaattaaaagaaataaacatttgaaatatatcagtctgtgtgtaatgaattaatataatatacatgtttcactttatgaatgaaattagtgaaataaattaactttttgatgatattctaattatatgaccagcacctgtatatatacatgtatggtGAAAATTTGTAAGACCTACAATTTTActctaaaattacattaaatgtgtttttggaagtgaaaaagaacaagccatctttaaagagaaaaaaaaacacatttaatggtttttattaaaatgactgTTCCTTAATTATACATTATCAGATATGTGCATTAGGGTTTTGTGTTATGtcttgttaaattaatgttcattgcattattttagagtttttaaatattttgtctgtTTGCCCCTTCTATATGTTAGTTTTTACCTCAGCTTTTGGAAAAACTACTTGTAATGAGTTTTGATTAATCGTGTGTTTTGCTCTTGGCAACCTGTGTTTCTTTAAGATGATTGTCAGTTTTATAAAGGTAAAAACTGATTTTAATAAGTTTTGCCTTGATAACTCTaatcctttttttgttttataaaggtAAAAACTGATTTTAATAATAAGTGTTGCCTTGATAACTCCATAATTACCATTTTAAACTGTCAAATGTAAAGTTTTGTTTACACAGCTAccagttgttttcttttttctagaTATTTTTTTCTGGCAGGATATTTTTACAAAATGGTATTGTAAAACTTACACAAGTTGCTCATGATATGTGCTCATACTGCTGTGTCTCACACTGGACTGTTTTAGGTTTTTTGGGAATTGTTTCTTCTGAAATGATCTTCTCTAGCCTCAACATTCTTTGTGTGATTACAAACTACGACTGCTCCAGGATATTATAAACACTGACAGCTCTCACTGCGAGGCCTTGGAGGAGCAGATCTTAACAAGTGACCGTGGAGCTGTTGTTCAGAGCCAGAACACATCAGTGTCAGAGAACTTTTCAAAGAAATCATTCACAGAAATTTACTTGACAACATGCAATGCGCATAAAACTGTGAAAAGAGAAACATCTAAAAATGTTAATCTAACAAACTTTCCATACGAAGACAGTTTAGAGCGACCACGTTTTAATCAGGCTCCAAAAACAACATTCAAATATCATATGAGTAGATCCCTGTCTTCCTGACATGTGATAGCTCTGTGTAAAGAATAGCCACTTGttacttaacttaaaaaaaaatttgcaatgatttcaaaattaaaatatatatatattttgtaatgttttaaagaatacacttattttgatgtgttgactaacaaaCTAAAGCACATGAAGTAATTGATTATAATTTTTACCTTTATTCAATAATATATGCACTAAATTACAACTTCTTCTTTCCAAGCGtgtcattacaaatatatttaaatacatacaagTTTCAGTAGAAAGTATATTTTAGTCTATCATGAATGCTATTCGACAATAACACTTAAGCATATCAATAAACAATAGAGGTAATTATGAAatgacatataaagatgtacttaagtcctacttaagttgGTCAAGAATCACTCTTAAGTTCAGCTGTTTTGATATAAATTTAAGCTATGATTCATTTTCActtaattgtaaataacatgtGATTAAGTTTCTTAAAACATAAATCCAGTTCACATATAAGTATATTATTTCCTCAACAAGTGCTCTTTTTCATAAGcggtgtgtttttctttttcacttcggAGCTTGATAGACATGGTAACTATGATCTGTTGTATTAAAAGGTTTGCTTTAAGAGTCATGTGTGTTTGGGATGACATGAAGGGAGTAATACTGAGTGAACTATTCCCTTCAGCTAAACTGTTCTGTGGTCGTTGTGGACGCCTCCTCATGGAGAAGATCGACACTTCGTCCTTTCTGAGCTGCTGTACTCGTCATCTTTTAAAGTCTTACATCCAGAGCGCTGGCTGTCAACATCGATAACCCTGATGAACACACCAGGTGAGTAAACAAGCATGATGAAAACAATGATGGGAGGATTTCAGATTCCTTCAGCAAGTCTGACAAGATTTACATTAGTGTTGCTAGAAAATTCTGAGAATGTGTCTGGCACATTGCCGGATACTTTGTACCGAGAAACAATGTGCTTAGTTATATTACTATGTTTATTCAGTTATTTGTAATTATTCAGACAACTCTAGAGAACGTCAtttacaaaaactttaaaaattaagATGTTTAGGTCAGCAATCATGTGTTAAAATGCACTGGATGAACTTACATTTGTCTTGAATATTACATCAGAATGTGTGAACCAACAGTATATGAAAAGCACTGCTTTtggattaaatattaataaacacaatattaaatTAACACATATTACTTATGTGTTAAAGATGCACTTTTAAGTTATCTGTTAGGATTCCTGTTCATTTCAATGGCAGCTGCTCGGCTGGTGCATGCAGCTATGCCCCGATTGCTGCCATCTTTCTTAAACACTCAGATTTTGTGATTTATACATTAAATTCATTTGAACTcttttgattaatataatttgccagatgcataaatgtaaatatttacagcATGTCTCAACAGTAGAGACATTATTATTATCGTTACAAATGACAGCTAGATGTTGgtgcattaaataatgttacatttatagtttgctgagcaaaaaaaaaaacaaaaaaacaacaacaacaacaaaaaacaaacaaacagtaaaacaaaACTGGACTTTAAACGGTCTCCTATTAGATGCTTGTGGATGCAGCATCATGCAAAATTACTCTGTTCAGAGGAATATTGAGCTCCTTTGATTATACTTTATACAGCATAAAATGTGTCTGAAAGTGTCTGAAAATGTGGGTTACTGAGAAAAagtcatttatattaaataacctTTTATATGTGGTCTACAGAGAACTTTCACATGTATTCATTTGGGGCACTATTTTTATCTAACAATTGAGAATAACATGAGAATAaggacaataaataaaataagtgaaaaaaaaaattttaatacttgaattaaactgaattatCCCTTAAAGAATGCTTGCATTTATTAGAAATCCTCAGGAGTAATGGAGCCCAAATCAGTGATCAGAGCAGTTCCAGTGTCACAATGGCTCTACAAACCTTTGCCCcatgtaattttctttttcaaataacaGTTGTTTCTCAGAGTTTGTAAATAATTCATGAATGTGCTTCACATGTGTGTAGGTTCCCAATGTGTGACAGTAAAGGCTTTCAGGATCTCATTAAGCTTGCACATTTTGATTTTGGTAATAATAGAGTGAGAGTCAACATAATACAATAAGAGTGTTGTGTTTAGAGGACACAAAACCCATTTGaaagaaagatttttaaaaagcatcacGTAACACATGAGTTGAGTAACAGGTGGTGAATGACAGAGCCACTGTCATCAACATGCTATTGTgactacaataaataattaaagactactttaaaagtaatttaatgagcACTTGTGTGTACagttagttgtttattttttgtaatgaaaGCAACAAATGATACAGGTTTATTGAAAAGATTTTGAAATGGATTCTGTGAAAATTTCATATATatcacacatatatttttttattcatttacctCTCATATATATTTAGCCATTAATTAACTGCAATTAAGTACAAAtgttttatagtttaaatttaaatttaaatttatattaaatgcaaatagTGCATTCTGGCTCTCTTAATTAGGATGTaagtacagtacataattatatgtattttcaaaatttcttttattgtctttgaaatatggttgaactttattataaatgtactgacaaacatttataataaacacaaatatacTTTAAAGTTATTTCTGTTGAAACTTGCATGTTATGCGTTTAAGTACATTTGTAATAACACATTTGTAAAGTTGTAATTTagtacttttttaatatatatatatatatatatatatatatatatatattaattttcaatATATCAAGTGACCTTcctaaaattataatcaagtaggCCTACTGTACATGTGCATTAGTATGTTAGTCTTTATGTTATGttctttaaaacatgacaaaaacataattattttaaaatgtactttaaactaaacttttaatttaatactattacaaagtgcactttttaaagtcTACTCAGATGTGTTAAGAAACAGTTCAGTTCACTCAagtagccttttatttcattcatattaTTTAGTCTGCTAATAcagctttttaaatgtatttttaagattTGAAGCACAATACAATTGCACATTCAacacagttaaacacactttTCCCCAAAGATTGTGTGACTTTATCATACTGAGAGACTTTGATTATAGGGTTAATTCAGGATAATTCGACTGTTTTCTCAGTcaacacaatgcaaaaaaaaaagtcccaacTCCGTCATTAAATGTGTTCCTCCCAAAACTGTTaagataaatattaaactgtgagCTGCATTTGTATGTTGTTTAACACATATTAAGTAAatagacataaataaatacaattatatttgtaACTATtgtcaagtataggtctctgcaggaaagtaatgggagttaccagatcagggtgttatTGTTGCCAGAGTTTACATTGAGAGTTAAAGGATCATTTCAATGTCAGCTGCTTCAGCCTCAGTCAAGTAATAAGATACACTTCCTGCTTCAGCTCAATGTCAAGCTTgctaggagagagagagagagagagcgagacagagagagagagagagagagagagagagagaaagagagagagagagggagggagggggagagagagagagagagagagagagagagagagagagagggagggagggagggagagagagacagagagagagacagagagagagagagagagagagagagagaaagagagagagagagggagggagggggagagagagagagagagagagagagagagagagagagagagggagggagggagaagagagacagagagagagacagagagagagagagacagagagagagagagagagagagagagagagaaagagagagagagagggagggagggggagagagagagagagagagagagagagagagagcgagacagagagagagagagagagagagagagagagagagagaaagagagagagagagggagggagggggagagagagagagagagagagagagagagagagagagagagagagagagagagagggagggagggagggagggagggagagagagacagagagagagacagagagagagagagacagaacagagagagagagagagagagagagagagacagagagagagagagagagagagagagagagacagagagagacagagagagagagagagggaggggttACTGCGTCATGCTTACTCTTGCTTTCTCTGTTCACCCCTTCGCCGGGAAAGCCGAGCACATGGTTTTGAATGTTAGCCCACTGCGATAAAGCACCCCTGCTTCTCACAGCTCGCGCCTGTGTGCTCTCATTACCATCCGGTGAATTTTAGAACGAACAGGAACATAAAGAGCAAGAAAAACAGCGCTCAAACTCACATACTGAAGGCTGATGAAACGGCTGTCAGAATGTACTGAAACCTCAGGACAATCAggtgggatgtgtgtgtgtgtgtgtgtgtgtgtgtgtttgtaagattATCCAGTTTAATGCACTAGAAGTGGTGTTCTGTAAACCAAAGAGCCAAAGGAGATTGAAGGGCACGGAAGAGTTGTTAGCCATTGGTATGAGCACAAACTGGTTATTGTGAATGGGCTGAATTaatcaggctgaaggaaatggtTATGTCATAAAACAAGGAACGTGATCAGGGAGTGTATACAGCGGTAATTACTGGAATTGTTGGTGTAGTATTAAGTCTGGTGAGTTTATGTGTAATCGGTTTGTTTTTAGTACTGTAGATTTGAATGGGAAAGGTCATGTGACATCTCTGATTCAGAGTGGATTTTCAAAAATTACCAAACCCAGAAAATATAATAGAGAACTGCAAGAATTCAATAGCAGTGAAAATGTGACTCACTAAAGGGAAGTAAATAAAATTAGAGCTAACACTATCTACCACTAAAAACAACCTATCAATTGCTTAGAAACACCTTGAAACCACAATAGCATTGTGTTAGTCTCGTGTAGACTAATGGCTGAAGGTCTGGGGACCTTGGCTGCTTTGAAAGGACAGTccaacatatagataaattgaatacagaccaaagataacctgttagatttacccaaaatgaattatattttatgtttaaccactaaagagacatcagagccagcggcacatatcagaaggtctagcccaggtgaggctgctctcgcgggacacatgaggactgagctcccgctgatcgagtggagctcaccgtctacgagatcggtgaaacacatatttaaataggcgctgtctatataaataaaccacagatttgagttttaaacaactacattcccCCCtggaatacttttaaaattacatttcatgacacaataacagtaatattttgaaaatgatccgaataaatggtggttgaactcaaccaatgctgcgtgaactcaaccaatcaggatgtttagcgcccaaatcccgcccccgaaagttccagaactttgaaaaagtaccagcagggactttctgaggggcatttttttacccggaactttatttagttcctggttcctgcggtggaaatacaccaagtaccaggccaaagtccctagttcctgggtaagttcctgcggtggaaacgcttCAAATTACGGTTTATTTTGTGCCGCATCATGTTTAGGGGCAGGGAAATGTCCCCACAATAACAGACTGCAGTGTAAAACTCTTGGACGTATGTTAAAGATTATATTCCGcagactttaaatatttcacatacttttgaaaatccatcTTTTAGTTGATCctaaaaaatacagttacagtAAACACAACAGCTCTCTTCTTTCATGAGGAGGTTTGGCATCacagcatctttgtttccaggcagaacgtTAAAGAACATGACACACATGTCTCCCGGAAAGCCTGTGTAATTCAACCAAATAATATTCTCTTATCTGTTATGCACAGTACAATGTTAAAGTAGTGTCGTTGCTCTTTTATGACAGCAAAACAGCACTTTAAAGTCAAAGAAATAGAAAGTCTATTGTAAGACTAATTAGTTCTCCTGTGCTTCCATCTTCCAGATAACCTATAAAAACCAGTTGCCTTTTTGACGTGTGGACCTCAGTGCCTTCATCATGTCACTGCTCACACACGTGTTGGCCTGCCTTTTTGGCATCGGATCATGGGTGGCCATTAATGGGATGTGGGTGGAGCTACCTCTGATCGTCCCCTCCATTCCTGAGGGTTGGTTCCTTCCCTCCTACCTCACAATCATTATCCAGATGGCTAACATCGGGCCTCTCTTCATCACGCTAATGCACCGCTTCAGACCGGGCGTGCTGGACGAGCGGCCGGTTATCTACACAATCGTAATGGTTGGTGTGGTGGCCACCTTCCTCATGGCGTTCCTCTGGAACCTCAGACTTACTATTGGAGGAGGCGAACACAGTGCTGCCTTACTGTCCCTCAGCTTCCTGCTGTCTGTGGTGGACTGCACCTCATCCGTCACCTTTCTACCCTTCATGATGCGTCTGCAGCCTCGGTATCTCACCACCTACTTCATTGGAGAGGGTCTAAGTGGCCTGGTCCCAGCACTGGTAGCTCTTATCCAAGGTGTAGGGGTGGTCCACTGCAAAAATGCAAGTGTAAATGCGAACTTTAGCATGGGGAACTCATCCTGGGGCTTCGATGGAGAACTGCAGGCACACTACCAACCGGCCAACTTCTCCGCACAGGGTTTCTTCCTGTTCCTCAGTGCGATGATGATGGTGTGTCTGGGTGCTTTCTTGTTACTCAACTTCCACCCAGCAGTGGCAAGGGAACACAAGAGCAAAGGTTATATTGATGATTCTCGGCGGGTGGAGAAGATTGATATGAGCCAAGCCCCAAATAATGAAACTCCAGAACAAAGGCCCATGTTGGATTTCCCAGAAAGCCCTGTGATAAAACAACACAGTTCATTTGGGAAAGGAACCTACAGCAGAACTGAGCTGGCCTTCATATTTGTAGTTCTGGCCTGGGTAAATGCACTGACCAATGCAGTCCTGCCCTCGGTCCAGGCTTACTCCTGTTTGCCGTATGGAAATCAGGCCTATCATCTTGCAGCCACATTGTCTTCAGTAGCCAATCCAGTGGCTTGTTTCATTGCCATGTTTGTGCCAATAAGGTGAGAACAAGGATGCGCTATATTCATGCAACTATTCCATGTCTGAATTGCATTAGGCTAACGTGCTTTCTTAAATCATTTCGAAGGTCTCTGGTGCTGATGGGGGTTCTGACAGTGAC
The nucleotide sequence above comes from Carassius gibelio isolate Cgi1373 ecotype wild population from Czech Republic chromosome B16, carGib1.2-hapl.c, whole genome shotgun sequence. Encoded proteins:
- the zgc:91890 gene encoding solute carrier family 52, riboflavin transporter, member 3-B; its protein translation is MSLLTHVLACLFGIGSWVAINGMWVELPLIVPSIPEGWFLPSYLTIIIQMANIGPLFITLMHRFRPGVLDERPVIYTIVMVGVVATFLMAFLWNLRLTIGGGEHSAALLSLSFLLSVVDCTSSVTFLPFMMRLQPRYLTTYFIGEGLSGLVPALVALIQGVGVVHCKNASVNANFSMGNSSWGFDGELQAHYQPANFSAQGFFLFLSAMMMVCLGAFLLLNFHPAVAREHKSKGYIDDSRRVEKIDMSQAPNNETPEQRPMLDFPESPVIKQHSSFGKGTYSRTELAFIFVVLAWVNALTNAVLPSVQAYSCLPYGNQAYHLAATLSSVANPVACFIAMFVPIRSLVLMGVLTVTGTGFGAYIMAMAALSPCPLLINHDLGPALIVITWVIFVLTLSYVKVIIGVILRDEGHSALVWCGAVVQLGSMLGALSMFPLVSVYRLFQSGDPCNTKCHK